Below is a genomic region from Granulibacter bethesdensis CGDNIH1.
CTCGCGCTCGATCTTGAGCTGAAGGATGCGACGATCGAGTTCGTCCAGCGCCTCCGGCTTGCTGTCCACCTGCATGCGCAGGCGGCTTGCGGCCTCATCCACCAGATCAATCGCCTTATCCGGCAGGAAACGATCCGTAATATAGCGGTTGGACAAAGTTGCCGCCGCGATCAGGGCAGAGTCCGTGATCCGCACACCGTGGTGAAGTTCGTACTTCTCCTTGATGCCACGCAGGATCGAGATCGTATCCTCGACGCTCGGCTCCTCTACATAGACAGGCTGAAAGCGGCGAGCGAGAGCCGCATCCTTTTCCACATGCTTTCGATATTCATCAAGCGTGGTCGCGCCGATGCAGTGCAGTGCGCCACGGGCCAGTTCCGGTTTCAGCAGATTGGATGCATCCATTGCCCCATCCGCCTTGCCGGCTCCAACCAGTGTGTGCATCTCATCGATGAACAGAATGACTTCGCCGTTCGCAGACTCAATTTCCTTCAGGACCGCCTTCAGGCGTTCCTCGAACTCCCCACGGAACTTGGCACCCGCCACCATCGCACCAAGATCGAGCGCCAGCAGCTTTTTATTGCGCAAAGCCTCCGGCACGTCGCCATTGACGATACGCAGAGCCAGCCCTTCTACAATCGCAGTCTTGCCGACACCCGGTTCGCCAATCAGAACAGGGTTGTTTTTGGTGCGCCGGGCCAGAACCTGCACCGTACGACGAATTTCCTCGTCACGACCGATGACCGGATCAAGCTTTCCATCGCGCGCCAGTTGAGTCACGTCACGCGCATACTTCTTGAGCGCATCAAACGTGGCCTCCGCGTTCTGGCTGGAGACGGTACGGCCCTTACGGAGTTCACCAATGGCGCGTTCAAGCGCCTGAGGAGTGACTTTGGCCTCCTTCAGAATACGCGAGGCTGGACCATCCGCCAGAGCAAGCCCCTGCAGCAGGCGGTCCTGAGCCACGTATTCGTCACCGGCCTTCTTCGCGGCCTGTTCCGCTGCGTCCAGCGCACGGATCAAGTCCGGCGTCGCCTGGGGCTGTCCGGCCCCTGCACCCTGCACTTTCGGCACCCGGGCGATTTCAGCCTCCACGGCACGACGGGCCTCGTCAGGGTCGCCACCGGCAGTCCTCACAAGACCTGCCGCCGCCCCTTCCTCATCATCCAGTAATGCTTTCAGCAGATGCTCAGTACCGAGGCGCTGATGAAACTCCCGCGCCGCAATAGTCTGGGCAGCCTGAAGAAAGCCACGCGACCGCTCGGTAAACTTCTCGATATCCATACTTCCATGTCCCTATATACCCAGGCGACCAGAAGACGCCGACCCCTCAAAAGGCAGTCAGGCGTCCCTTTTCCTACAGCTGATATGGCAAAAAAAATCGTCATCTCAAGAGGGACCCCCTCTATGGAAACATAACAGACGTGAAATTTTCATCCTGCCCCAAAGGGTAAAATTTTTTGTGCGATTTTTTAGGAAAGGAGTTTCATTTAAGATTTTTGTCTCAAAATTTAAACCAAATAATACAAATTACCGTCTATAAAATAGATAATTTGTTTTAAAGTAGAGGTATTAGCCTCCTTACTCTGGTTCAAAATAAATCCAATGAAACAATGTGTTTGCCCTTGCATTTCCACAACACCAACCATCATATTCACACGATTATGATGTTGCACATGGCAAGAAGTTTATAAGAGCCATCTATGACCCCCACGAATTCTTCCAGTCAGTTCCAGAATTACGTAAACGATCTTGACCAGATTGTTGCCAAGGCTCACGAGGATGGCAACCCCGACATAGCCTGCATGGTTTCTTCAATGGCCGACGCAATCAGGGCGATGCAGGCTACACAGGATAATGCGCCGGAATGGGGTTATCATGACATGGATATGACGCATGTCGTTCCCTTTCCCCTGATCAGGTCCGCACCGAAACATCAGGCTAACGGGCGGTAATCCACATCGAGAATATCTAGAATTTCCGTCTTGACCGGGGTGATAACCGTTACCTCGTCACCTTTACTGGCTCCCAGCAGCGCTTTTGCGACCGGTGAAAGCAGGCTGATGCGCCCCAAGGCCATATCGGCCTCATCTGCGCCTACGATTGTTACCTGCACCGTTTCATCCGCTGCATTAATATAAGTGACTGTGGCGCCAAAATAGATGCGGTCCTTATGCGGTTGCGTTGCAGGATCGATCACCACCGCATTTTCCAGACGTTTGGTCAGAAATCTGACCCTCCGGTCGATCTCGCGCAGACGTTTTTTTCCATACAGGTAATCACCGTTTTCCGAACGATCCCCATTCCCTGCAGCCCAGGAGACGATCTCGACTATTTTCGGTCGCTCCTCTCGCATCAGTTGCTTCAATTCAGCAACCATCTGCGCATGCCCCACCGGAGTCATGTAGAAAGAACCGCCGGATGAGGGCTTTGGTGATGTGGCCAAAGGATATTACTTTCCGGCTTTATTGATGAGAAAGCGAGAGGAACGGCTTCCACTCACGAAAACCGACTCCGCCTGATAAAACCGCCATGGCGTTTCGATGGCCCGTGTGATGCCAATACGCGGACCTGCCGCAATCAGGTCTGATGCTTCACCGGTCTTATGACAGGGCTGAAGGTCGAAGGGGGGCCTGCACAGGGACAGGCCATCCATTCCGTCAGTGATCCCGAGTGCCTGACACAACCGTCCCGGCCCACGGCACAGATCACGTAACCGGATAGCACCGCGGCGGAGCTGCATGGCCTCCAGACCAAACATCGGATGCAACGCCCGGATTAGGACTGCTCCACCGGGAACAGGGCCGCACACGATGTTGAAGCACCAGTGAATGCCGTAGGAACGATATACATAAGCGTGTCCAGGAAGCCCGAACATGGACGCATTGCGACGGGTGAGGCCGGAGAAACTGTGAGAGGCCGGATCATCCCGATCATACGCCTCCGTTTCAACGATGACGCCGCCGCACCCATCAACCAGCAAGGTCATTCCCACCAGATCCCGGGCAATTTCCGTCACCGGACGAGTCCAGAACCCGTCCGGCACACCGGTGGAGGTCACGGGCAATGAATCAGGACAATCCTTCAAAGAAATCGTTGCCCTTGTCGTCGATCACGATGAAAGCCGGGAAATCCTCGACCTCGATCTTCCAGACCGCCTCCATACCGAGTTCAGGATATTCCAGCACTTCGACCTTGCGGATACAGTCCTGCGCCAGACGGGCGGCCGGGCCACCAACACTGCCGAGATAAAAACCACCATAGGTTTTGCAGGCATCCCGCACTGCTTTCGAGCGATTGCCTTTCGCCAGCATGACGAAACTGCCGCCCGCTTTCTGGAATGCGTCGACATAGCTGTCCATGCGTCCGGCTGTGGTCGGGCCGAAGCTGCCGGTCGGCATACCATCCGGGGTTTTGGCCGGGCCTGCATAATAGACGGGGTGGTTTTTGATGTAATCCGGCAGTCCTTCACCAGCCTCCAACCGTTCAGCCAGCTTGGCATGGGCAATGTCGCGGGCCACGACCACCGTTCCGGTCAGGGACAAACGGGTCTTCACCGGATGCTTCGACAGTGCGGCCCGAATTTCATCCATCGGGCGGTTCAGATCGATGCGCACCACCTCGCCACCCAGAATGTCATCGGTTGCTTCCGGCAGGAAGCGGGCCGGATCGGTTTCCAGCTGTTCGAGAAACACACCCTCCGGCGTGATCTTCGCCCGCACCTGACGATCGGCCGAGCAGGACACACCGATTGCGATCGGCAGGCTGGCGCCATGACGCGGCAGCCTGACCACCCGCACATCATGACAGAAATACTTACCGCCGAACTGCGCTCCGATTCCGATGGAACGGGTCAGTTCCAGCACCTGCTGCTCCAACTCCAGATCACGGAAGGCATGGCCGGTCATATCCCCCTGCGTCGGCAGAGTGTCGAGCCATTTGGTGGAAGCCAGCTTCACCGTTTTCAGTGTGGTCTCCGCACTGGTGCCACCAATGACGATCGCCAGATGATAGGGCGGGCAGGCGGAGGTGCCGAGCGTCCTGATCTTCGTTTCCAGAAACGGCAGCAGCTTTTCAGGGCTGAGCACCGCGCGCGTCTCCTGAAACAGAAAGGTTTTGTTCGCGGACCCACCACCTTTGGCGACAAACATCAGCTGGAACTCATCCGCATGATGGCCACCCGGCACGGCAAGAATATCGAACTGAACCGGCAGGTTGTTGCCGGTATTCTTTTCCTCATACATCGTCAGCGGCGCCATCTGGGAATAGCGCAGGTTGGTCTCGGTATAGGTACGATGCACACCGAGAGAGAGAGCCTCCTCCTCATCGCCCTCGACCCAGACATGCTGGCCTTTCTTGCCGAACACGATGGCGGTGCCGGTATCCTGACACATCGGGAGAACGCCACCAGCGGCAATATTCGCGTTCTTCAGCAGATCAAGCGCTACGAACCGGTCATTGGCGCTGGCCTCGGGATCGTCGAGAATGCGGCGCAACTGGGCCAGATGGGCAGGGCGCAGCAAATGCGCAACATCGTGAAATGCCGTGCGGGCCAACTCAGTCAGGGCTTCAGGCGCAATATGCAGGATACGCCGCCCCTCATGCTCCGATACACGGAGGCCCCCAATATCCAGTTTACGCCATACGGTCTCGTCATGCGTCAGCGGAAACATCGGGCTGTAGGCAAAGCCGGGGAAAGCAGCGTTCGGGGTATGGGCATCCATGATCGGGGGAAGTCCTGAAGCTCAAGGGAGGGGGAGGAGAAAGAAATACCGCTTCAGTCCTTACGGCGGCGGAAAGCATCCAGGCTCACGACCTGCGGCGCGCTCTGGGCCGATGCGCTGTCTTCATTTTCCTGCTCTCCTTCGGCAGTGGCAGGGGAAGCTGTTGAAGACGCGGCAGCAGAGCCGGGGAAGGTTGCAAGCTTACCGCTTTCGGATCCGTCTTCCGCCTCATCGTCACGTTCATCCTCACTGGCGTTTTCATCACCTGGCTCATCGGCCTGGAAACGAAGGCCCACCCCGACATGCGGATCCGCAAAGCCCAGCAATGCGGCAAAGGGGATACGCAGCGTGCTGGCCACACCGCCAAAGGACAGGCCGACGCTGAAACTGTCCGGGCCGACCGCCAGATCCCAGAACTGATGCTGAAGCACGATGGTCATTTCGTGCGGATACTGCGCCTTCAGACGGGAGGGGATGGAGACGCCGAAATAATCCGTGCGAAAAGTAATATAGAAATGATGGCCCTCCGGCATGCCATCATTGGCGACATGCTCCAGCGCGCGGGCAACGACTTGCCTCAGCGCCTGTTCGGTCCATTCATCATAGGGGAGCAGGCTCTCCGGCCGCTGTTCCGTGGTATCGGTCATGTCAAAGGTCACCTCAACGCGTTGCCTTGCAATAGCGTGACTCGCCACGCGATG
It encodes:
- the greB gene encoding transcription elongation factor GreB — protein: MTPVGHAQMVAELKQLMREERPKIVEIVSWAAGNGDRSENGDYLYGKKRLREIDRRVRFLTKRLENAVVIDPATQPHKDRIYFGATVTYINAADETVQVTIVGADEADMALGRISLLSPVAKALLGASKGDEVTVITPVKTEILDILDVDYRPLA
- a CDS encoding DNA-3-methyladenine glycosylase, encoding MTSTGVPDGFWTRPVTEIARDLVGMTLLVDGCGGVIVETEAYDRDDPASHSFSGLTRRNASMFGLPGHAYVYRSYGIHWCFNIVCGPVPGGAVLIRALHPMFGLEAMQLRRGAIRLRDLCRGPGRLCQALGITDGMDGLSLCRPPFDLQPCHKTGEASDLIAAGPRIGITRAIETPWRFYQAESVFVSGSRSSRFLINKAGK
- a CDS encoding fumarate hydratase, producing MDAHTPNAAFPGFAYSPMFPLTHDETVWRKLDIGGLRVSEHEGRRILHIAPEALTELARTAFHDVAHLLRPAHLAQLRRILDDPEASANDRFVALDLLKNANIAAGGVLPMCQDTGTAIVFGKKGQHVWVEGDEEEALSLGVHRTYTETNLRYSQMAPLTMYEEKNTGNNLPVQFDILAVPGGHHADEFQLMFVAKGGGSANKTFLFQETRAVLSPEKLLPFLETKIRTLGTSACPPYHLAIVIGGTSAETTLKTVKLASTKWLDTLPTQGDMTGHAFRDLELEQQVLELTRSIGIGAQFGGKYFCHDVRVVRLPRHGASLPIAIGVSCSADRQVRAKITPEGVFLEQLETDPARFLPEATDDILGGEVVRIDLNRPMDEIRAALSKHPVKTRLSLTGTVVVARDIAHAKLAERLEAGEGLPDYIKNHPVYYAGPAKTPDGMPTGSFGPTTAGRMDSYVDAFQKAGGSFVMLAKGNRSKAVRDACKTYGGFYLGSVGGPAARLAQDCIRKVEVLEYPELGMEAVWKIEVEDFPAFIVIDDKGNDFFEGLS
- a CDS encoding SspB family protein, with product MTDTTEQRPESLLPYDEWTEQALRQVVARALEHVANDGMPEGHHFYITFRTDYFGVSIPSRLKAQYPHEMTIVLQHQFWDLAVGPDSFSVGLSFGGVASTLRIPFAALLGFADPHVGVGLRFQADEPGDENASEDERDDEAEDGSESGKLATFPGSAAASSTASPATAEGEQENEDSASAQSAPQVVSLDAFRRRKD